From Streptomyces sp. 6-11-2, one genomic window encodes:
- a CDS encoding anti-sigma regulatory factor — protein sequence MSQIAGEPAANQDFVEVRLPAAGAYLSVLRTATAGLAARLDFTLDEIEDLRIAVDEACAILLQQAVPGSVLSCVFRLVDDSLEVTVSAPTTDGHAPSRDTFAWTVLSALAGKVSSAVDDDRTVSISLYKQRGAGPGPA from the coding sequence GTGTCCCAGATCGCAGGCGAGCCCGCGGCGAACCAGGACTTCGTGGAGGTCCGGCTGCCGGCTGCGGGTGCCTACCTGTCGGTGCTGCGGACGGCCACGGCCGGTCTCGCGGCCCGTTTGGACTTCACCCTCGACGAGATCGAGGACCTGCGCATCGCGGTGGACGAGGCCTGCGCGATCCTGCTCCAGCAGGCCGTGCCCGGCTCGGTGCTCAGTTGTGTCTTCCGGCTGGTCGACGACTCGCTCGAGGTCACCGTCTCGGCCCCGACGACGGACGGTCACGCGCCTTCGCGGGACACGTTCGCCTGGACCGTCCTGTCCGCCCTCGCGGGCAAGGTCTCCTCCGCCGTGGACGACGACAGGACCGTGTCGATCAGCCTCTACAAACAGCGCGGCGCGGGACCCGGGCCGGCGTGA
- a CDS encoding sensor histidine kinase produces the protein MNELVRQHTALDDSDLEWLHMLVSEWQLLSDLSFADLVLWVPTLDGTRYVSVAQMRPNTGPTSYQNDMVGHLVPRGRRPMLDAALDEGRIVREGDPEWREEVPVRVESIPVRREGRVLGVIARNTNLLTVRTPSRLELTYLQSASDLAQMIAAGSFPFPDQQVDMDASPRVGDGLIRLDADGIVQYASPNALSAYHRLGLAADLVGHHLGETTAELAPSRAPVDEALVKLASGWAPREFEIEAHDGVIQFRAIPLKPKGTRIGSLVLLRDVTELRRRERELITKDATIREIHHRVKNNLQTVAALLRLQARRIESERGREALEEAVRRVGSIAIVHETLSQNLDERVEFDEIADRVLAMVAEISPGKVTGRRSGRFGILDAEVATPLSMVLTEVLQNALEHGFGEGETGTVEVSAVRGGTSREARLLVTVQDDGVGLPDGFDPHSSGNLGLQIVRTLVEGELGGTFDMVPAPERGTRVILDIPVQAHK, from the coding sequence ATGAACGAACTCGTACGCCAGCACACCGCGCTCGACGACTCCGATCTCGAGTGGCTGCACATGCTGGTCTCGGAGTGGCAGCTGCTCTCCGACCTCTCCTTCGCCGACCTCGTCCTGTGGGTCCCCACCCTGGACGGCACCCGGTACGTCTCGGTCGCCCAGATGCGGCCCAACACCGGACCCACCTCCTACCAGAACGACATGGTCGGCCACCTCGTCCCGCGCGGCCGCCGCCCGATGCTGGACGCCGCCCTCGACGAGGGCCGGATCGTGCGGGAGGGCGACCCCGAGTGGCGCGAGGAGGTCCCGGTCCGCGTCGAGTCCATCCCGGTGCGGCGGGAGGGGCGCGTCCTCGGCGTCATCGCGCGCAACACCAACCTGCTGACCGTGCGCACCCCGAGCCGGCTGGAGCTGACCTATCTGCAGAGCGCCTCGGACCTGGCGCAGATGATCGCGGCCGGTTCGTTCCCGTTCCCGGACCAGCAGGTCGACATGGACGCCTCGCCGCGCGTCGGCGACGGCCTGATCCGGCTGGACGCGGACGGCATCGTCCAGTACGCCTCGCCCAACGCGCTCTCCGCCTACCACCGCCTCGGCCTCGCCGCCGACCTCGTCGGCCATCACCTGGGCGAAACCACCGCCGAGCTCGCCCCCTCCCGGGCCCCGGTGGACGAGGCGCTGGTGAAGCTGGCGAGCGGCTGGGCGCCCCGGGAGTTCGAGATCGAGGCCCACGACGGAGTGATCCAGTTCCGGGCGATCCCGCTCAAACCCAAGGGCACGCGCATAGGTTCGCTGGTACTGCTCCGGGACGTGACCGAACTGCGCCGACGCGAGCGGGAGTTGATCACGAAGGACGCGACGATCCGGGAGATCCACCACCGGGTCAAGAACAACCTCCAGACGGTGGCGGCCCTGCTCAGACTTCAGGCCCGGCGCATCGAGTCGGAGCGCGGCCGGGAGGCCCTGGAGGAGGCGGTCCGCCGGGTCGGCTCGATCGCCATCGTGCACGAGACGCTGTCCCAGAACCTGGACGAGCGCGTGGAGTTCGACGAGATCGCCGACCGGGTGCTGGCGATGGTCGCCGAGATCTCCCCGGGCAAGGTGACCGGGCGGCGCAGCGGCCGCTTCGGGATCCTGGACGCCGAGGTCGCCACCCCGCTGTCGATGGTGCTGACCGAGGTTCTGCAGAACGCCCTGGAACACGGCTTCGGCGAGGGCGAGACGGGGACGGTGGAGGTCTCCGCGGTCCGCGGCGGCACCTCGCGCGAGGCCCGACTGCTCGTCACCGTCCAGGACGACGGCGTGGGTCTGCCCGACGGCTTCGACCCGCACAGCTCCGGCAACCTCGGCCTCCAGATCGTACGGACCCTGGTCGAGGGGGAGTTGGGTGGCACCTTCGACATGGTGCCGGCCCCGGAGCGCGGCACCCGGGTGATCCTCGACATTCCCGTGCAAGCGCACAAGTAG
- a CDS encoding carbohydrate ABC transporter permease encodes MKRSLFGRLWPNATAVVLFIGFVFPVYWMFSTAFKPTGDIISEDPVWFPVDVTFEHFRTATEVDLFWTYVANSLTVTVLAVVFSLIVALAGSFALARMRFKGRRGFVIGFMLAQMAPWEVMVIAIYMIVRDASMLNSLVPLTLFYTMMILPFTILTLRGFVAAVPKELEEAAMVDGCSRMTAFRRVILPLLAPGLMSTSMFGFITAWNEFPLVLVLNKNADAKTLPLWLSSFQTQFGDDWGATMAASSLFAVPILILFLFLQRKAVGGLTAGAVKG; translated from the coding sequence GTGAAGCGCTCGCTCTTCGGCCGCCTGTGGCCCAACGCCACGGCCGTCGTCCTGTTCATCGGCTTCGTCTTCCCCGTGTACTGGATGTTCTCCACGGCCTTCAAGCCGACCGGCGACATCATCTCCGAGGACCCGGTCTGGTTCCCGGTCGACGTCACCTTCGAGCACTTCAGGACGGCGACGGAAGTCGACCTCTTCTGGACGTACGTGGCCAACTCGCTGACCGTCACCGTCCTCGCCGTCGTCTTCTCGCTGATCGTCGCGCTGGCCGGCTCCTTCGCGCTGGCACGGATGCGGTTCAAGGGGCGGCGCGGCTTCGTCATCGGCTTCATGCTGGCCCAGATGGCGCCCTGGGAAGTCATGGTCATCGCCATCTACATGATCGTGCGGGACGCGTCGATGCTGAACAGCCTCGTGCCGCTGACGCTCTTCTACACGATGATGATCCTGCCCTTCACCATCCTGACGCTGCGCGGCTTCGTCGCCGCCGTGCCGAAGGAACTGGAGGAGGCGGCCATGGTGGACGGCTGCTCCCGTATGACGGCCTTCCGCCGGGTCATCCTCCCGCTGCTCGCCCCGGGCCTGATGTCGACCTCGATGTTCGGCTTCATCACCGCCTGGAACGAGTTCCCGCTCGTCCTGGTGTTGAACAAGAACGCCGACGCCAAGACGCTGCCGCTGTGGCTGTCCAGCTTCCAGACCCAGTTCGGCGACGACTGGGGCGCGACCATGGCGGCCTCCTCCCTCTTCGCCGTCCCGATCCTGATCCTCTTCCTCTTCCTCCAGCGCAAGGCCGTCGGCGGCCTGACCGCGGGCGCCGTGAAGGGATAA
- a CDS encoding RNA polymerase sigma factor SigF — translation MPAEGGTPARADGTGAPGGAARGGPAAARRAADGIDGIPEQARPHPEDEPLVAGHGGPPPHGDSPCPSEDENGETGDSAGKEARARGRATGGTMSEHERNSEDGSRAAPIVRNARHDPQDRSGARAMFVELRSLKEGSPQYAELRNQLVRMHLPLVEHLARRFRNRGEPLDDLTQVATIGLIKSVDRFDPDRGVEFSTYATPTVVGEIKRHFRDKGWAVRVPRRLQELRLALTTATAELSQLHGRSPTVHELAEKLAISEEEVLEGLESANAYSTLSLDVPDTDDESPAVADTLGAEDEALEGVEYRESLKPLLEDLPPREKRILLLRFFGNMTQSQIAQEVGISQMHVSRLLARTLAQLREKLLVEE, via the coding sequence ATGCCGGCCGAGGGCGGGACTCCCGCGCGCGCGGACGGGACCGGAGCCCCGGGCGGTGCAGCCCGGGGCGGTCCGGCCGCGGCCCGGCGCGCGGCGGACGGTATCGACGGCATCCCCGAGCAGGCCAGGCCGCACCCGGAGGACGAGCCGCTGGTCGCCGGCCACGGCGGTCCTCCCCCTCACGGGGACTCCCCCTGTCCGAGCGAAGACGAGAACGGTGAGACCGGCGACAGCGCGGGGAAGGAGGCGAGGGCTCGGGGAAGGGCAACGGGCGGGACGATGAGCGAGCACGAGCGAAACTCCGAGGACGGGTCGCGGGCCGCTCCGATCGTGCGCAACGCGCGACACGACCCTCAGGACCGCAGCGGCGCGCGTGCCATGTTCGTCGAACTGCGCTCCCTGAAGGAGGGCAGCCCGCAGTACGCCGAGCTGCGCAACCAGCTGGTCCGCATGCACCTGCCGCTCGTGGAGCACCTCGCGCGCCGCTTCCGCAACCGCGGCGAGCCGCTGGACGACCTCACCCAGGTCGCCACCATCGGTCTGATCAAGTCCGTCGACCGCTTCGACCCGGACCGCGGCGTGGAGTTCTCCACGTACGCGACGCCGACGGTCGTCGGCGAGATCAAGCGGCACTTCCGGGACAAGGGCTGGGCGGTGCGCGTGCCGCGCCGGCTCCAGGAGCTGCGCCTGGCGCTGACCACCGCGACGGCCGAGCTGTCCCAGCTGCACGGCCGCTCCCCGACGGTGCACGAGCTCGCCGAGAAGCTCGCCATCTCCGAGGAGGAGGTCCTGGAGGGCCTGGAGTCCGCCAACGCCTACTCCACGCTGTCCCTGGACGTCCCCGACACCGACGACGAGTCCCCCGCGGTCGCGGACACCCTCGGCGCCGAGGACGAGGCGCTGGAGGGCGTGGAGTACCGCGAGTCGCTGAAGCCGCTGCTGGAGGATCTCCCGCCGCGCGAGAAGCGGATCCTGCTGCTGCGCTTCTTCGGCAACATGACCCAGTCGCAGATCGCGCAGGAGGTCGGCATCTCGCAGATGCACGTCTCCCGGCTGCTGGCCCGCACACTGGCCCAGCTGCGGGAGAAGCTGCTGGTGGAGGAGTAG
- a CDS encoding extracellular solute-binding protein, with product MKRKLVAAIGIAGMMVSIAACGGGKDDDGGKAKSGKDGYAGQTLTVWVMDGSSPDQWQKDVSAAFEAKTKAKVKFEIQQWDGIQQKLTTALSEENPPDVFEIGNTQTPAYAKTGGLADLADLKSSVGADWTEALNNSSVYEGKQYAAPWYFANRVVLYNKKLWADAGIKDTPKTRDEFYADLKKVGDKTGAEPIYLPGQNWYHFVGLVIGEGGELVKKDGDKYVSNLADPKVAAAMETYKKFQALSKAPKDKDEAHPQQGEVFAKGKVGAFIGMGWEAGIAIKANPKIEKEIGYFTIPGAAADKPEGVFLGGSNLAVAAGSKKQELAREFLKIALSDQYEGQLAKENGVIPNKEALQSNLQGNAVAEAAAPAAAGGGTTPLIPEWAAVENDPNPVKAYMTAVLKGKSPAEAAKQVEGEFNKRLAQKQ from the coding sequence GTGAAGCGCAAGCTGGTAGCCGCGATCGGTATCGCGGGCATGATGGTCTCCATCGCGGCGTGTGGGGGCGGCAAGGACGACGACGGGGGCAAGGCCAAGAGCGGCAAGGACGGCTACGCCGGCCAGACGCTCACCGTGTGGGTGATGGACGGCTCCTCCCCGGACCAGTGGCAGAAGGACGTCTCCGCGGCCTTCGAGGCCAAGACCAAGGCCAAGGTCAAGTTCGAGATCCAGCAGTGGGACGGCATCCAGCAGAAGCTGACCACCGCGCTGTCCGAGGAGAACCCGCCGGACGTCTTCGAGATCGGCAACACCCAGACCCCGGCCTACGCCAAGACCGGCGGCCTCGCCGACCTCGCGGACCTGAAGTCCTCGGTCGGCGCCGACTGGACCGAGGCCCTCAACAACTCCTCCGTCTACGAGGGCAAGCAGTACGCGGCCCCGTGGTACTTCGCCAACCGCGTCGTCCTCTACAACAAGAAGCTCTGGGCCGACGCCGGCATCAAGGACACCCCCAAGACCCGCGACGAGTTCTACGCCGACCTCAAGAAGGTCGGGGACAAGACCGGCGCCGAGCCGATCTACCTGCCCGGCCAGAACTGGTACCACTTCGTCGGCCTGGTGATCGGCGAGGGCGGCGAGCTGGTGAAGAAGGACGGCGACAAGTACGTCTCCAACCTGGCCGACCCGAAGGTCGCCGCCGCCATGGAGACCTACAAGAAGTTCCAGGCCCTGTCCAAGGCGCCCAAGGACAAGGACGAGGCCCACCCGCAGCAGGGCGAGGTCTTCGCCAAGGGCAAGGTCGGCGCCTTCATCGGCATGGGCTGGGAGGCCGGCATCGCGATCAAGGCGAACCCGAAGATCGAGAAGGAGATCGGCTACTTCACGATCCCGGGCGCCGCGGCCGACAAGCCCGAGGGCGTCTTCCTCGGCGGCTCCAACCTCGCCGTCGCCGCGGGCAGCAAGAAGCAGGAACTCGCCCGCGAGTTCCTGAAGATCGCCCTGTCCGACCAGTACGAGGGCCAGCTGGCCAAGGAGAACGGCGTCATCCCGAACAAGGAGGCGCTGCAGAGCAACCTCCAGGGCAACGCCGTCGCCGAGGCCGCCGCCCCGGCCGCCGCGGGCGGTGGCACCACGCCGCTGATCCCGGAGTGGGCCGCGGTGGAGAACGACCCGAACCCGGTCAAGGCCTACATGACCGCCGTGCTGAAGGGGAAGTCCCCGGCCGAGGCCGCCAAGCAGGTCGAGGGCGAGTTCAACAAGCGCCTGGCACAGAAGCAGTAG
- a CDS encoding glycoside hydrolase family 3 protein produces the protein MTTIATGTDTLTRDALTVLQPGFTGTTAPDWLLRRLGEGLSSVGLFGRNIASPEQLAALTAQLRAEREDVLVAIDEEGGDVTRLEVRTGSSFPGNHALGAVDDVELTQAVARELGRRLAECGVNFNWAPSADVNSNPGNPVIGVRSFGASTDLVARHTAAYVTGLQSAGVAACTKHFPGHGDTAVDSHHAMPRIDVGAEVLQERELAPFRAAIAAGSKAVMSAHILVPALDPDLPATLSRRVLTDLLRGELGYEGLIVTDGMEMRAIADNYGIRRGSVLAIAAGADAICVGGGLADDETVTGLRDALVAAVRSGELPEERLADAADRVRALARWTAAAAGPPGTDGTDGDADPVVGLRAARRALRVTAAEGFTPLTDPPYVAALTPVANIAVGDETPWGVAAELCRLLPGTRTGSFAGEGAGRSALQEAGTRRVVAVVRDEHRHPWMAAALDTLLAARPDTVIVEMGVPQAPPRGALHIATHGAARVCGRAAAEIITGE, from the coding sequence ATGACGACAATCGCCACCGGCACCGACACACTCACTCGCGACGCGCTGACGGTCCTCCAGCCCGGCTTCACCGGGACCACGGCCCCCGACTGGCTGCTCCGGCGCCTGGGCGAGGGCCTGTCCTCGGTCGGCCTGTTCGGCCGGAACATCGCCTCGCCCGAACAGTTGGCCGCCCTCACCGCCCAGTTGCGCGCCGAACGCGAGGACGTTCTGGTCGCCATCGACGAGGAGGGCGGCGACGTCACCCGTCTGGAGGTGCGCACCGGCTCCAGCTTCCCCGGCAACCACGCGCTGGGCGCGGTGGACGACGTGGAACTGACCCAGGCCGTCGCCCGCGAACTCGGCAGGCGGCTGGCCGAGTGCGGAGTGAACTTCAACTGGGCGCCCTCCGCGGACGTCAACTCCAACCCCGGCAACCCGGTCATCGGCGTACGGTCCTTCGGGGCCTCCACCGACCTGGTCGCCCGGCACACCGCCGCCTACGTCACCGGCCTCCAGTCCGCGGGGGTCGCCGCCTGCACCAAGCACTTCCCCGGGCACGGCGACACCGCCGTGGACTCCCACCACGCGATGCCCCGCATCGACGTGGGCGCCGAGGTGCTCCAGGAGCGCGAACTGGCCCCGTTCCGCGCGGCGATCGCCGCCGGCAGCAAGGCCGTGATGAGCGCCCACATCCTGGTGCCGGCCCTGGACCCGGACCTTCCGGCAACGTTGTCCCGCCGGGTGCTGACCGACCTGCTGCGCGGCGAACTGGGCTACGAGGGCCTGATCGTCACCGACGGCATGGAGATGCGGGCCATCGCGGACAACTACGGCATCCGGCGCGGCAGCGTCCTGGCCATCGCCGCCGGAGCCGACGCGATCTGCGTGGGCGGCGGACTGGCCGACGACGAGACCGTGACCGGTCTGCGCGACGCCCTGGTCGCCGCGGTCCGCTCCGGTGAACTGCCCGAGGAACGGCTGGCGGACGCCGCCGACCGGGTCCGCGCCCTCGCCCGCTGGACCGCCGCGGCCGCGGGCCCGCCCGGGACGGACGGGACGGACGGCGACGCCGATCCGGTGGTCGGGCTGCGGGCGGCCCGGCGCGCGCTGCGCGTCACCGCCGCGGAGGGCTTCACCCCGCTCACGGATCCGCCCTACGTCGCCGCCCTCACCCCCGTCGCCAACATCGCCGTCGGTGACGAGACCCCGTGGGGCGTGGCCGCCGAGCTCTGCCGCCTCCTGCCGGGCACCCGGACGGGCAGCTTCGCCGGCGAGGGCGCGGGCCGCTCGGCCCTTCAGGAGGCCGGCACCCGGCGTGTGGTGGCCGTCGTCCGCGACGAGCACCGCCACCCCTGGATGGCGGCCGCCCTCGACACCCTGCTCGCGGCCCGCCCGGACACGGTGATCGTCGAGATGGGCGTCCCCCAGGCGCCCCCGCGCGGCGCCCTCCACATCGCCACCCACGGCGCGGCCCGCGTCTGCGGCCGAGCGGCGGCGGAGATCATCACGGGCGAGTGA
- the nagB gene encoding glucosamine-6-phosphate deaminase — translation MEVVIVPDARAGGELIAEAMARLLRRKPDALLGVATGSTPLPVYEALAAKVRSGASDISRVRIAQLDEYVGLPADHPESYRSVLRREVLEPLGIGMDAFLGPDGTAEDVRSACAAYDRALTEAGGVDLQLLGIGTDGHIGFNEPCSSLASRTRIKTLTEQTRADNARFFDGDVDQVPHHVITQGIGTILEARHLVLLATGEGKADAVAATVEGPLAAVCPASALQLHPHATVVVDEAAASKLKLADYFRHAYTNKPDWQGI, via the coding sequence GTGGAAGTTGTCATCGTTCCGGATGCCAGAGCGGGCGGCGAACTCATCGCCGAGGCGATGGCGCGGCTGCTCCGGCGCAAGCCCGACGCCCTGCTCGGCGTGGCCACGGGCTCCACTCCCCTGCCCGTGTACGAGGCGCTGGCGGCCAAGGTGCGCTCCGGCGCCTCGGACATCTCGCGGGTGCGGATCGCCCAGCTCGACGAATACGTGGGGCTGCCCGCCGACCACCCCGAGTCCTACCGCTCGGTGCTGCGCCGGGAGGTGCTGGAGCCCCTCGGCATCGGCATGGACGCCTTCCTCGGGCCCGACGGCACCGCCGAGGACGTCCGGTCGGCCTGTGCGGCCTACGACCGGGCCCTGACCGAGGCCGGCGGTGTCGACCTGCAACTGCTCGGGATCGGGACCGACGGGCACATCGGGTTCAACGAGCCGTGCTCGTCGCTCGCCTCGCGCACCCGGATCAAGACCCTGACCGAGCAGACCCGCGCCGACAACGCGCGCTTCTTCGACGGCGACGTCGACCAGGTGCCGCACCACGTCATCACGCAGGGCATCGGGACGATCCTGGAGGCGCGGCACCTGGTGCTCCTGGCGACGGGCGAGGGCAAGGCGGACGCGGTCGCGGCGACCGTCGAGGGCCCGCTGGCCGCCGTCTGCCCCGCCTCGGCACTCCAGCTCCACCCGCACGCGACGGTCGTCGTCGACGAGGCCGCCGCGTCCAAGCTGAAGCTCGCCGACTACTTCCGCCACGCCTACACCAACAAGCCGGACTGGCAGGGCATTTAG
- a CDS encoding GntR family transcriptional regulator, protein MSTDVSSAENEGGATVRTARVPKYYRLKKHLLDITQTLPPGTPVPPERTLAAEFDTSRTTVRQALQELVVEGRLERIQGKGTFVAKPKVSQALQLTSYTEDMRAQGLEPTSQLLDIGYVTADDRLAELLDITAGGRVLRIERLRMANGEPMAIETTHLSAKRFPALRRSLVKYTSLYTALAEVYDVHLAEAEETIETSLATPREAGLLGTDVGLPMLLLSRHSLDREGRPVEWVRSVYRGDRYKFVARLKRPQE, encoded by the coding sequence ATGAGCACCGACGTCAGCAGTGCGGAGAACGAGGGTGGGGCGACCGTCCGTACCGCGCGCGTGCCCAAGTACTACCGCCTGAAGAAGCACCTGCTCGACATCACGCAGACGTTGCCGCCGGGCACTCCGGTCCCGCCGGAACGGACCCTGGCGGCCGAGTTCGACACCTCGCGGACCACGGTGCGGCAGGCGCTTCAGGAGCTCGTCGTCGAGGGACGGCTGGAGCGCATCCAGGGCAAGGGCACCTTCGTCGCCAAGCCGAAGGTCTCCCAGGCACTGCAACTGACCTCCTACACCGAGGACATGCGCGCCCAGGGCCTGGAGCCGACCTCGCAGCTGCTGGACATCGGCTACGTCACCGCCGACGACCGCCTGGCCGAACTGCTCGACATCACCGCCGGGGGGCGGGTGCTGCGCATCGAGCGGCTGCGCATGGCCAACGGCGAGCCGATGGCCATCGAGACCACCCACCTGTCGGCCAAGCGCTTCCCGGCGCTGCGGCGCAGCCTGGTGAAGTACACCTCCCTCTACACCGCCCTCGCCGAGGTCTACGACGTCCATCTCGCCGAGGCCGAGGAGACCATCGAGACCTCGCTGGCCACTCCGCGCGAGGCGGGCCTGCTCGGCACCGACGTGGGCCTGCCGATGCTGCTGCTGTCCCGGCACTCCCTGGACCGCGAGGGCCGGCCGGTGGAGTGGGTGCGGTCGGTGTACCGCGGGGACCGCTACAAGTTCGTGGCCCGTCTCAAGCGCCCGCAGGAGTAA
- a CDS encoding WhiB family transcriptional regulator, with protein sequence MDWRHNAVCREEDPELFFPIGNTGPALLQIEEAKAVCRRCPVMEQCLQWALESGQDSGVWGGLSEDERRAMKRRAARNRARQASA encoded by the coding sequence ATGGACTGGCGTCACAACGCCGTTTGCCGCGAGGAAGACCCCGAGCTGTTCTTCCCCATCGGCAACACCGGTCCTGCGCTGCTGCAGATCGAGGAAGCCAAGGCCGTCTGCCGTCGCTGCCCGGTTATGGAGCAGTGCCTGCAGTGGGCGCTCGAGTCCGGTCAGGACTCCGGCGTCTGGGGTGGTCTCAGCGAGGACGAGCGCCGCGCGATGAAGCGCCGCGCCGCCCGCAACCGGGCTCGTCAGGCCTCCGCCTGA
- a CDS encoding carbohydrate ABC transporter permease, with translation MTVQTERPPSGPVDARRADGRAPGGPTPRAASRSGGFAPYLLLLPACAATVLLLGWPLLKDFLLSFQNLNMTQLIQHVTEWNGIENYKEILTGEDFWRVTLRSILFTAVNVVLIMVLGTLVGLLLARLGKRMRVTLLIGLVLAWAMPVVAATTVYQWLFAQRFGVVNWVLDKLGWHSMADYSWTSSQMSTFFVVTVLIVWMSIPFVAINLYAATTTIPGELYEAASLDGAGIWRSFTTVTLPFLRPFLYATTFLEIIWVFKAFVQVFTINGGGPDRLTETLPVYAYVEGVGNQHYGMGAAIAVLTILILLGLTAYYLRIVLKQEEDEL, from the coding sequence ATGACCGTGCAGACCGAACGGCCGCCCTCAGGCCCGGTGGACGCCCGCAGGGCGGACGGCCGGGCACCGGGCGGTCCGACACCGCGAGCCGCCTCGCGCAGCGGCGGGTTCGCCCCCTATCTGTTGCTGCTGCCCGCCTGCGCGGCCACTGTGCTGCTGCTCGGCTGGCCGCTGCTGAAGGACTTCCTGCTGTCGTTCCAGAACCTCAACATGACGCAGCTGATCCAGCACGTCACCGAGTGGAACGGCATCGAGAACTACAAGGAGATCCTCACCGGCGAGGACTTCTGGCGGGTCACCCTCCGCTCGATCCTGTTCACCGCGGTCAACGTTGTCCTGATCATGGTCCTGGGCACGCTGGTCGGCCTGCTGCTCGCCCGTCTCGGCAAGCGCATGCGGGTCACCCTGCTGATCGGCCTCGTGCTCGCCTGGGCGATGCCCGTGGTGGCCGCGACCACCGTGTACCAGTGGCTGTTCGCCCAGCGCTTCGGCGTCGTCAACTGGGTGCTGGACAAGCTCGGCTGGCACTCGATGGCCGACTACAGCTGGACCAGCAGCCAGATGTCGACGTTCTTCGTCGTCACCGTGCTGATCGTATGGATGTCCATCCCGTTCGTCGCGATCAACCTGTACGCGGCGACCACCACCATCCCCGGCGAGCTGTACGAGGCGGCCTCCCTCGACGGCGCCGGCATCTGGCGGAGCTTCACCACGGTCACCCTGCCGTTCCTGCGGCCCTTCCTCTACGCCACGACCTTCCTGGAGATCATCTGGGTCTTCAAGGCGTTCGTGCAGGTCTTCACCATCAACGGCGGCGGCCCGGACCGGCTCACCGAGACCCTGCCCGTCTACGCCTACGTCGAGGGCGTCGGCAACCAGCACTACGGCATGGGTGCGGCGATCGCCGTCCTGACCATCCTGATCCTGCTCGGCCTGACCGCCTACTACCTCAGGATCGTGCTCAAGCAAGAGGAGGACGAGCTGTGA
- a CDS encoding diacylglycerol kinase family protein, translating to MRALLVVNPAATTTSARTRDVLIHALASEMKLDAVTTEYRGHARDLGRQAADSDDIDMVVALGGDGTVNEVVNGLLHRGPDPERLPRLAVVPGGSTNVFARALGLPNDAVEATGAILDALRRGGERTVGLGLASGTPGTDDAAVPERWFTFNAGLGFDAGVVGRVEQQRERGKKSTHALYVRQVVRQFLGEPSRRHGTITLERPGEDPLTELVVAIVSNTSPWTYLGNRPMYTSPKASFDTGLDVLGLSRLSTAAVARYGTQLLTSSPERGPYGRHAASLHDLSRFTLHSKVPLPLQMDGDHLGLRRSVTFTGVRRALRVIV from the coding sequence ATGCGTGCACTACTCGTGGTCAACCCGGCGGCAACCACCACAAGCGCACGTACGCGCGACGTCCTGATCCACGCGCTCGCCAGCGAGATGAAGCTGGACGCGGTCACCACCGAGTACCGCGGCCACGCCCGCGATCTGGGCCGGCAGGCCGCGGACAGCGACGACATCGACATGGTGGTGGCCCTCGGCGGCGACGGCACGGTCAACGAGGTCGTCAACGGCCTGCTGCACCGCGGCCCGGATCCCGAGCGCCTGCCGCGCCTGGCGGTGGTGCCCGGCGGTTCCACCAACGTCTTCGCCCGCGCCCTGGGCCTGCCCAACGACGCCGTGGAGGCCACCGGCGCCATCCTGGACGCCCTGCGCCGGGGCGGCGAGCGCACGGTCGGGCTGGGGCTGGCCTCGGGCACGCCCGGCACCGACGACGCGGCGGTGCCGGAGCGCTGGTTCACCTTCAACGCCGGGCTCGGCTTCGACGCCGGCGTGGTCGGCCGGGTGGAACAGCAGCGCGAGCGCGGCAAGAAGTCCACGCACGCCCTGTACGTACGGCAGGTGGTCCGCCAGTTCCTCGGGGAGCCGAGCCGCCGGCACGGGACGATCACCCTGGAGCGGCCCGGGGAGGACCCGCTCACCGAGCTGGTGGTGGCGATAGTCTCGAACACCTCGCCGTGGACGTATCTCGGCAATCGTCCGATGTACACGTCGCCTAAGGCCTCGTTCGATACCGGGCTCGACGTGCTCGGTCTCAGCCGCCTGTCCACCGCCGCGGTTGCCCGGTATGGCACCCAGTTGCTCACTTCGTCCCCCGAGCGCGGCCCCTATGGCAGGCATGCGGCCTCCCTGCACGATCTGAGCCGCTTCACCTTGCATTCGAAGGTGCCGCTCCCCCTCCAGATGGACGGTGACCACCTGGGGCTCCGTAGAAGCGTGACGTTCACAGGCGTACGCCGTGCACTGCGTGTGATTGTGTGA